The genomic stretch ACTTCTTGTTTTTGTTCTTCCTTTTTTCCACACCCTATAAATAGGCTAGTCGCCATTGTTAGCATGCAAATTCCTAGAATTATTTTTTTCTTCATCTTTAGTTCCCCCTTTAATGTGATAGTTGTCCTCATTATGCACAATTATGCCATGCTTTTTCAAAAGAGCCGAAGTAACTCCATCACCCCTTTTCTTTTTTCCAGAAAAGGTTCCATCATATACAAAATTTGAACCACAGGACGGAGAGTTTTCTTTTAATATGACCTCTTTAACATTATATAATTTTGCAATATGAAGAGTTTCATAAGCACCCTTTAAAAACTCCTCTGTTTTATCTTCTCCCCTTTTATTTAAAACCTTCCCACATCCATCTATAACCTCC from Anaeromicrobium sediminis encodes the following:
- a CDS encoding DUF523 domain-containing protein — its product is MILISACLLGVNCKYNGKNNLKYDILELAKGKNIIPVCPEQLGGLPTPRIPCEIIHSTGEVIDGCGKVLNKRGEDKTEEFLKGAYETLHIAKLYNVKEVILKENSPSCGSNFVYDGTFSGKKKRGDGVTSALLKKHGIIVHNEDNYHIKGGTKDEEKNNSRNLHANNGD